The region ttatttatatttcagtaattgtgataaattgtaattgaactttagtaattaagaacataattgtaattgactttcaggtgaaaaataataatcgtaattttaaaaaaaaagaaaaaaatgccaatcatcgtaatcgtaattgagttgtaattgaacatgaataattgaagacatatttttagtttcaaaatgtaattgaccccaaccctgaccctAACAGCTGAGGATGAACACAATGATTGATATAAGAGCCGTCAGGTCACTGAAAGCTTTGTGTTCTAAGTGCCATTGTTTCCTCATGAAGATAAGGATGTCAACGCTGTGACAGAACCCTGGAAGCACTGCTCATTACATCATATTTGCCTCTGTGAGAGGAAAAGGGAAATGTACAGTGTCACTTTTTTCACTTCCTCATAATTCCGAAACTCAGATCTTGAGAAAGTTGTTTTGATTTACGTTTGAAATTTAATAAACCTTATTTTCTTCGTCTACTACtgctaccagggttggggtcatctataattgtaattgcataattgataattaattacatttatggcataattacaattgtaattgtcattttgaaaatctattgctgtcgtaatcaaaattcaattgtaattgagtttaggtaattgactttgtaattataatgaCCATTaaaattctgttaaaaaaaagtcaattataatttaatgccaaactggggaaccatgttacagttctatgtacagttctacacatatgtagttaagaatgtttcatattaagctttaccatattttaccatttaaaaaataaattaaatctaggGCTTTACTAACACAGAAAAAGGCTCAAACtcctacaccaaaaatattaataccaatattttcattaattaggaagcataacaatgtaactaatagataggaaagaaattagatggtAGATATttgcttttagtgtattttacagtacgaatgtcccgatataactttttcatttacgatatgataccaatattgcagccatGCATATCGACCGATACCTAAAAAtaatccgatatcagcataaatcatagttttttttttatttaataagaaaaaaaaaatgacttatttagtagtgtggaacgttagaaaaggcttgatcaagtgatgttactcaaacagagaacaatagtcagtaacagtagtaactgacccatttattataaaccaattggttacatacattttaacctttaacatattatctacagtattttacaattgaataaaaaaacaaaacaaaaaaaatatcggtaaatccggaaatttgaatccgatatccgtTTCCAGGCTATTATTGgcccgatatccaatatcaataggggacacccctattttacagctgatttagggcctgttatcataagatatgctaacagaaagctaacacaagaggaatgttaacttttatggtgttatttatttcatgctcagtaattgagattaattgtaattgacctgtTGTTTATTAgggacgtaattgtaattgactttctgaggataaaaaataattgttgtttaattgtaactggaaaacaaaatgctggtcactgtaatcgtaattgaattgtaattgattatgcataattgtaattataagtgaaaaatgtaattgaccccaaccctgactgcTACCAACACACTGGCACATTGATTATCTAACAATCCTATTGTGAATCTACTGACAGCGCTGACTGAGGCATGATGGGAAGTCGtgataaaataaatgaagcagCCAAATTTAGCATTCACTAACAcatttagtaataataataaaaaaaaaaacaacaacacactttgcatggtttgttttttacaaatcAATAATGGGACCATTAGCCTCTAGTGATAAAAGAACAATTGTGAAGTTTTCACATCATCATGTGCACACTGACCTGAGCACAGATTTACTGTTGTCAGGATGTGAACGTAGGAGGCTGAACATTGAATGCATCATGCATTTATAATGAAGGGTAAAGAGAACAGAGTGGATCCTCCTATTGATCCACAGTGTGTCTGCACTGCTTCACAAATGCTACTTTAGTTTAATATGTATGGATTTTAGGGAGAAATAAATGTACTTCTGTACCATTTCGTGTGCAATTGCCCATTACTTTCTGTGATAAAATAACTTTATGATTCAGGTTCTGTTGCCTTATTGCATAAAGGTTTTCAATTTAGACGCcaatgtatggatggatggtagTTCAGGTTTTTAAAGGGGATTTTTccgtttttgtttgtttgtttccagCTCATCAAATAGAGATGTGATCACTAACCGTCTCTGATTGTAGATGTAAGTTGGAGCTTCAGTTAAGCACTATTAGACAGACACACCATTAAGGACTCCAGCAGGACTAATACTGCAGCTTAAAGAGGTTCTGCTCTCTCAAAGTGAAGGAAACATTTAAACTCCCCTTAAGTATTTACGGCAGTAGGAACATGACACAACAGTGACACCTGCTGGAAAGAAATGTAACCTACTGTCCAAGCTGTCTGtcatttttcaatttgtttttatctttactaatactgcaaaataaaaataaaaaaaacatccacctTGGTACCTGCACTCTTATTTTTACTGTacttgtgtgtattgtgtgtactttctttctttattatttatttatattattgtattacaTTTATATTGCACTATATTTCAGTTAATGTTTCTTTTCTTCTATGCTGCTGGCCCTGAGAAACACATTTCGTGTATATGttaacatgaaaatgacaatttaaaaaaaataaaataaaaaataaaaccttgaACCTTTAACCTAATGCTGCGTTCGATTGCACTCGGAATCCGGAAAGGTCCAATTCGTCAATCTCGACCTCCGATGTAAATGCGTTTCATTCATTAAGCTCAGAAAACATGACAAGCCACACAAAGTTGATGtacgttttaaaatatatatatatttttcgaGGGGCGAAAATTTCTGCTGGGGAAATATATTAGCTACTTGTGGGTGAAAGACAGAGTGAAACCtcatatactgtaagtatgacCTGAACGCACCATCGAGGGTCATCACTACTAACGCAGAGCAGCGTTCACATTAACAGAGGGGGATGGAAATGCCACTACAACATTATTCTACACATTTAGGAACACACATGCCAAATTAGACGATACATAAAAGTATACGTTGAGGAGAAAGTGAATGTTTACCTCACTCTTTCTACGCCGTGTGCGCCGCCATTTTGCCTAGACGTCATTCCGATCGACTCGGCCTGTTTGTATCCTGCCCGATTAGATTGTCTATTGTAATCTACCCCCTggcatgttttgtatttttctgtatacaTCTGTATACTTGTTGTTATTCATAAAAAAGTtgactggggaaaaaaaaaaaggattctgAATTCCTGAATCAGagtctttaagaaaaaaaaaaaaaaacacttttccaaTTTGTTTGGTAGGATTTATCCGGGTTCCGAGTACAATTGAACGCAGCACAAGTCTGGATTCTAAGCATGCTTTGTTTCATTATACGTTTGtttaattcttttttcttttcaaactttttttttttttttttttgcaggggatattttttgtcaattgttttctgttttaactttttgatcttgttaatttaattaaataggcattgtttgtgtttttctcttcttacttttttttactgtttgttttgGCCTCAAAACCGGGACAGAAGTTTTTCcaaagaataataatataaagtttaaactatttgcatatgcttttatttgtaatggaaAAAAGGTCACAAAAATTAAATTTCATTTTGGTTGAAATGTATTACTGCAAGGGCTGAACCAAATTTAAAGTGGCCatcagtccaaaaaaaaaagctacattttaagttaacatgaaattgttttgaataatcaaaaaaaaaaaaaaaaatttttttttggcatgttGAAAGAGAAAGCATGAGAGAAAGCAAATAAGTATGATTGTCAAtgccatcgaccaatcagcatAGAGTTTATATTACAAGCGCTACCATGGcaactgctgtgattgacagctcacagtccTCAGAGATCAcgtttttaagcaaaatgtgcTGTTGCTTTCAGGGTATTTTCGGTCAGCGGCAACAGACGTATATTTCTTAATAAACGGGACTGAACGTGTGAAAAACCGTGACAAATCAATGGTTTGGGGGGAAATCGACCGCGACACGGGATGTAACTCCGAAAATCACAATTGCCCCTGGTAATTCAGGACGTCTAGTCACCCTAGACTAACGATCAGTTTTCcttgtgttttctgttgtgCACTTTAGCGTTGGCTGCCCAGTAAATTAAATGGGGGTGACTCAACAAAAATCATTAAAGCTGTCCAGACTAGGCGGTCAGACCTCATCCAAGGGCGTAATATTTCaactaaacctcaaatattactcaTTAAACTATGTTTTTAAGCATTTAGAGTTGTTTCTGTCATTCCTCGCTCAGTCATTGTTAATGTCTTTTCAGTGTTCCTTAAATCCTTGCCATGGCTCCACTAGCATCTCATCACTTCATCTCCATTACCTATTTGCATCTACTGTTTATGTTTAATCCATCTGCCTTATTTTCACTTTACCCGTTAAAGCCGTCATTTAAAGAGTGACCTCACCCTCAGCTCGACCATGTGTTCACAGACACATTTGCAGGTCACGAACCAATGGAAATGAACGACTAATACCACAAGGCATTGATTAAGTCCTCACATGTCTAGAGCCAGCCAGCAGGGAAAAGAAATAAGGATGGATCTGGAAGTAAATTATGTGTTGAAATTTCATGGAAAGGGGAAATACCATTTCCTCATGTCTGAGGCAGTTTATGTGACAGACACACAGGCAGCGTTTCATGGCCTCTGGTCTGTAAAATCCACTCTGCCACAAGAAAAAATTTCAAGGGAGAAACTTGTCCAAGCACAGGGGAAGATATCTCATTGTGATTACTTACTGGAAGAGCAGGGAGACGGAGTGACATCAACCAGCTCAGTGCATTGAAATACAGCCTATGAAAACTGTCAGGGTCCTTCCTTCAGTGTTTGGTGAAGTCATTAAGTCGTGATAAACACAGTGAACTCAGTGGAAAAGGAATGTTTTCCAGACAGTTTCATTTGGAAATTAGAGAAAAACAGAGAATTTGGCTTTCACGCAGCCCGTTGCTAAAGTGAGAAGAATGTGAAATTCTCCCAAAGGTGCTTGTTTACTTTAGTGCTGTCAccctatttttaatatttacattagcACAGAAACAAACATCATGTTTAGCGCTATAACTATTGATTTTATGAGTATTTAGCAGTTAGAAATTACACTGCTGTGTCGATGTTGTGATATCCAAAGTTTTCAATAGAAAACTAATGAGAAAATCATGCAAACACTGCAGAGTTTttccagtgtgagtacaccagGAAGCCGGTGAATGTGCTGTCCGTCTTGGTGCTGGAGTACAATCCGTTGTACTCTGATAAAGCCATCTGAATCCACACCTGGTCTCCAGGGACCAGCTGGAGCAGCGAGCCGCCTGAGAGAGATGCAGGTTTGGGCCAATTCCCATAGAATTGAAAGTAAGAAGCCACTGTGTGTCCGTTCTTCATCAGGTCAAACTGAAGGCTGGCACGGTAGACTGTGGCATGGACGGCGAAGTAGTAAACCCCAGGGACTTTACAGGTGAACCGTCCAGTCTCTGAGTTGTAGTCGCCCTGCTCGTTGATCAAGATAGCATCAAAGTGGATGGCGTCGCCCACGGTGAGGGGTAAGGTGTGGCCTTGGGACAGTTTGGCGCTGAAGGCAGATTTGGGAGCCACTGCACACTCTCCTGACTGCCCTCGCTCTCCCTTTTCCCCGGGGTCACCTCTGTCTCCAGTCAGGCCTCGCACTCCTGTATCCCCTGCAGCGGCAGAAAAAGAACATCAACATATGAACCAACAAATGTATAGAGGGAAGCTTCTGATCATTTTTGGGGAAAATGCCCTTAATGcttgaaaaagcctttatttaAAGGTCAAAGGTTTTTCGGAGGAAACCCATACACTTCTACACACAcaactcacaaaaacgttaATGTCAGTTGTAAATTTGTCACTAGCCCTACAAACCCATCATAGGCTGACAACCGTAAACACTTTGGTAATCTAACAATTTCCACATCTTCCTTTTGACAGCCTTGAACTTTCACATGCACTAGACTTAACCGCTGAACGTGCgctatgttttgtgttttctggcACCAAACGTTATCAGAAGATCATTTATGTCCTTCAGGTTGCATGGCTTAACCTTTATGGATCTAATTTAATGGTTCATAACATCtccaaaaaatgtttgtttgtctgtaacTGAGTTTGCTTAGTCACAGGGTGTGCTATTCTGCCCAGGAAAGACCCAAAGGTTTCTCAGTTTCACACTGACTACGGGTTTGGTTGCCCTTCTCTAACCATGTGTTTGTCTGTGAAGGGCCACGTGCACTGAGTCATTGGTGTAATTTAATGAAAACATGATTCATCAGACCAGGATAACTCCTACCAACACTAAATAGTCCAGATCTCAAGCCATTCTGTCATTTATGCCAGCAAATGAAAGACGACGTGACTTTTCAGTCTGCAGCCTTAAACCCTTTTTTTATAGCCAGTTAGCTCCTTATATCTATTTACTATTTTCTTATTTAGCATCTCATTCTCAAGGAGGGAACTTTCATACAAACATGTGCAGTTGCAGCTAAATATCATGATCAACAGTTTGAATCCCTCCGTAAAACTAAGGGGAAAGAAAATAAACTAGAGCCGGTTTCAAATGCCATCAatccatctattttcagacccgcttgttcctatTTTTCAGGGTTGTAGGGCTGTTTCAAATGatggttttttgtttgttttgttttttccactttgtctgcacatgctgtcaaaggtcaacactacaagaagtgcaatcttttttagacagcaatgcatgttttgttattgcaattaaataaatgaatttattttattgcttaattgtgaccatcaccagccctccctaaggaaaggtaagaaacactttattaaagggaggatataaaaagagagggcagtgttacacctgggtgagggggtgggggggaggtggaagcgggaagggagcagggaggagagattcgAGGTAgaaaaatggaagggtggggaagagttgattattgtaaagtgagagtgagatgtgaagttgtaggcgtgaggcttaggtacagtataatggtggtggctgtggacagagggaaggagtgagtggtcatacctaaaacaggtatttgggatcaacgtgtctaactacgagttttatcccacagtccaaggcatgctcgtgcatcgtagaccgatgtatgtgcaaggaaccgccactgcaaacccaagcgctgccccggacccgatgatgcagccaggctagcaggaagagcgggggccagggaaccCAGACAACCCCCCAATGGCCAAGCAGCCctccagatgcccccaagacaccaagccgagaggcagccattgccccccacacacacacacgagaaagCACCAAGGAGACAAAGcacccagcgcaccccgccaccgaccccaaccccccaaccccaaggccccccaccgacatcattttaaaaatctaaatcagAAAAATTATCTTCAGTTCTGTAGTTAGTTGTAGTGAATGTGTGTACTCTCTGGCAATCTTACAGGTGAAGCCAATCTTTCTGATTACCATCACTATTTAAGAAGTGTTTGAACACTGAATTGTCTACCTCTCCTGTTCCTGTCTGTGTTCACAGTTTGTGTTTCAGTAAATTGGGTTAGTATTCCTCTCAGTCTTTTTCTTTGAGGTATTTTTGACTATCCAAAGAATAAACAGAGAACAAGGGCCAAACATATCCACATCATGGTGGCTTTGGGAAAATAATAACTTCTACATACTTTGTTATTTTCTAATATCCTAAATCTGAGAATCTGAGACAGTTCTTACTGAAGCCTAAAACTGTTCAGGAGGCTCTCCTGCAATTTTAAGACTGCTCATATAGGGAAGAACAGTTTGCTTTTTGACTAAAAATCAGGAAGACTTTGACAGAACATAGACAAACACACTACTTTATACAGTAGCACACATTTAACAACAGGGGTAGAAAACTGACAGGAGGCAACAATTAAAACTAGTAAGACCTTTGAAACTGGAGCAAATTAAGAGTTTAGTGTTGAAAGGCAACAAACagcaaaacaaaagaataaaggAAAGATCTCTACAGCCAAATGAAGTCAGGAAAGATAAACCATTAGACAATCTCCCTtatgaaacaaaaatagaagTTGAATACCTGGGTCTCCTCTGTCTCCTTTTTCCCCTTTCTCTCCTGGAACCGCATCCCTCCCATCCCTGCCATCCCTCCCCGGCTGCCCAGGACTGCCGTGAACTCCAGGAGAACCAGGGATACCAGGGTGACCGGTGCACAGGCTGGGTGGGATCTTGTTGTCTTCTAACTGACTGGTAGTGTGAACATGGACGAGAAAGAGGAGGTGGAGTAGGAGGGAGAGCCACAAGGTTGAGCGTCTGAGGTGTGTCATCTCAGTGTGACAGCTGGTAAACAAGGAGAACACAGAGCAAACAGATTTTTAGGTTATACAAACAAATCTGAAGTACTATCAAAAAGGAGTGCACCACAGTTCTCTTTATCAACACTATCAGAGACGGGAGAGGAAACAGAAAAATTGTCTGGACATATTTTGTTTTACAAGCATACGTACGCGATTTTAGTGCATTTCTTTGCTGTAATAGCAAATCAACTGGACGTTCAGTCATTTTAATCTTAACAAAAGCCCTCAGGGaccgcaaacctccgccaagtgcTAAATATCCTCTTAAcaagatattggcagttatctggaagTTGGaacagtgatcctgatcattatACCATgaatattcacactttaaaggcttggaataaATGTCTATCctcatttaaaacaatacaggtccaaatgtatgggcacctcCTTGaaaaattgcgatgaaatgTACAATCCAGATCCTATCTGAATGAAAGTCGATGAGGTAATTGAGGAACatacctgacataactgagttaaATTTCACAAGGATCGATCAAAGAAAACTATTTTCCAAAAATGAGCGATAgtgatttttttgattttttgaaaGTGATCCAGATTCAGTATATTAATCCAGATCTCCTCCAAAATATAATGGAATATTCCACTGTGTAAGATCTAATTGTGGTTAAAAGGTTGTTAAAATCCATGAGGTACTTTTGaggtaatcctgctaacagaaaaacaaacaaacgaaaaaataaataaatggcggcgaaaatattcagaatcagaaatgttttaattgccAAGTAGTGTTTAAACAACACAAGGAACGTGACTTCGTAGATGGTATATTACCttcttggcggaggtaataatgGATATTTATagctaatatttattcattaaaaacacaatcatactcgggggggggggggggggggggggtacatgCACATGAATAtggttaaaatataaaaaacaatgatACCAAGAAATGAGCATTTCTAAACCCTAAAATCCCATTGCAAATGGTGACTGCTGTATAGTTTCATTAGCCAATGAGAAGAGAAAATATGATGCACAACCACAGAAGCTTCTTGTATGGAC is a window of Gouania willdenowi chromosome 13, fGouWil2.1, whole genome shotgun sequence DNA encoding:
- the c1qtnf5 gene encoding complement C1q tumor necrosis factor-related protein 5 isoform X1 produces the protein MTHLRRSTLWLSLLLHLLFLVHVHTTSQLEDNKIPPSLCTGHPGIPGSPGVHGSPGQPGRDGRDGRDAVPGEKGEKGDRGDPGDTGVRGLTGDRGDPGEKGERGQSGECAVAPKSAFSAKLSQGHTLPLTVGDAIHFDAILINEQGDYNSETGRFTCKVPGVYYFAVHATVYRASLQFDLMKNGHTVASYFQFYGNWPKPASLSGGSLLQLVPGDQVWIQMALSEYNGLYSSTKTDSTFTGFLVYSHWKNSAVFA
- the c1qtnf5 gene encoding complement C1q tumor necrosis factor-related protein 5 isoform X2 gives rise to the protein MTHLRRSTLWLSLLLHLLFLVHVHTTSQLEDNKIPPSLCTGHPGDTGVRGLTGDRGDPGEKGERGQSGECAVAPKSAFSAKLSQGHTLPLTVGDAIHFDAILINEQGDYNSETGRFTCKVPGVYYFAVHATVYRASLQFDLMKNGHTVASYFQFYGNWPKPASLSGGSLLQLVPGDQVWIQMALSEYNGLYSSTKTDSTFTGFLVYSHWKNSAVFA